In Gulosibacter molinativorax, a single window of DNA contains:
- the upp gene encoding uracil phosphoribosyltransferase: MQLHVANHPLIDHKMTILRDERTESPVFRSLVSELVNLLTYEASRDLHVEDVAITTPVTDMVGKHVSRPLPLAVPIIRAGLGMLDGFLQLMPHCEVGFVGMRRNEDTLQPETYAKRLPDDVSDRQCFVLDPMLATGGSLAATVEFLIEGGAKEITAICLVAAPEGVALMQERFPDDNVRIIVAALDEGLNEQGFIVPGLGDAGDRLYGAAE, from the coding sequence ATGCAGTTGCACGTCGCGAACCACCCGCTCATTGACCACAAGATGACCATCCTGCGCGACGAGCGCACGGAGTCGCCGGTCTTCCGCTCGCTCGTATCCGAGCTCGTGAATCTCCTCACCTATGAGGCGAGTCGCGACCTGCACGTCGAGGATGTGGCAATCACCACCCCGGTCACGGACATGGTGGGCAAGCACGTCAGCCGACCGCTGCCGCTGGCCGTGCCGATTATCCGCGCGGGCCTCGGGATGCTCGATGGGTTCCTGCAGCTCATGCCGCACTGCGAGGTGGGGTTCGTCGGTATGCGTCGCAACGAAGACACACTGCAGCCCGAGACCTACGCGAAGCGGCTTCCCGATGACGTTTCGGACCGCCAGTGCTTCGTGCTTGACCCGATGCTCGCGACGGGCGGCTCGCTCGCCGCAACCGTGGAGTTCCTCATCGAAGGCGGAGCGAAGGAGATCACCGCGATCTGCCTCGTCGCCGCGCCCGAGGGTGTCGCGCTGATGCAGGAGCGGTTCCCCGACGACAACGTGCGCATCATCGTCGCGGCACTCGATGAGGGGCTGAACGAGCAGGGCTTCATCGTTCCCGGCCTTGGCGATGCCGGCGATCGGCTCTACGGTGCCGCCGAGTAG
- a CDS encoding PucR family transcriptional regulator, producing the protein MSDDALSLRDLVATASLETEVLAGDGGLWRSVLWAHSCELPEPWRWLGPNELLMTVGLCVPEAVDAQVEFVRSLADAGLAGLMLGRHETCPTISDAMLAEADRLDFPVLATAPEIPFAAVSRHIAAASSTRQTMEVLSLAKLYSLAAESSENLAEFTVSVSKLLRIGIRVTDDLTSRPLVEHPGPFGGNATNVRSHDYPLRASEPATLTVEEAEGEDLSSLVLVHIMKLFELSADRVYARSRFASQRRSLLLEGLLRGSHDEAIETYLKESRLAEGYRAVAVSGEDFRKVSLGLSLAGMPVLAAKRGDAGLVLARHEVFAEVRGLLAELEVSAGVSATFSDPRDVSTAASQAAEARSHAAGEGLWHEYRGVPLSVLARSYDEAAEIVERVLGELGSDAPKSRDLRETLFTYLRHDRSWNAAASELGIHRQTLAYRIKKIEAATGLSLTDTADLAALWIAYRAWVLIHDGTDV; encoded by the coding sequence ATGAGCGATGATGCTCTGAGCCTTCGCGACCTCGTCGCGACCGCGAGTCTCGAGACCGAGGTGCTGGCCGGCGACGGCGGGCTGTGGCGCAGTGTCCTTTGGGCCCACAGCTGCGAGCTACCGGAGCCGTGGCGCTGGCTGGGGCCGAACGAGCTGCTGATGACCGTCGGTCTCTGCGTCCCCGAGGCGGTGGATGCGCAGGTCGAGTTCGTGCGCTCGCTCGCGGATGCGGGGCTCGCGGGCCTCATGCTCGGTCGCCACGAGACGTGCCCGACGATCTCGGATGCGATGCTCGCGGAGGCCGATCGGCTCGACTTTCCCGTGCTCGCCACCGCACCCGAGATTCCGTTCGCCGCGGTGTCCCGACACATCGCCGCGGCGAGCAGCACGCGGCAGACGATGGAGGTGCTGAGCCTCGCCAAGCTATACAGCCTCGCGGCAGAATCGAGCGAGAATCTCGCTGAGTTCACGGTATCCGTCTCGAAACTCCTGCGGATCGGCATCCGCGTGACCGATGACTTGACCTCGAGGCCGCTCGTCGAGCACCCCGGGCCGTTTGGCGGGAACGCAACCAACGTGCGGTCGCACGACTACCCGCTGCGCGCATCCGAACCGGCGACCCTCACCGTCGAAGAAGCCGAGGGCGAAGACCTCAGCTCGCTCGTGCTCGTGCACATCATGAAGCTGTTCGAACTGAGTGCCGACCGGGTGTATGCGCGCAGCCGATTCGCGTCGCAGCGGCGGTCGCTGCTGCTCGAGGGGTTGCTGCGCGGGTCGCATGACGAGGCGATCGAGACGTATCTCAAAGAGTCGCGCCTCGCCGAGGGCTATCGTGCCGTCGCCGTCAGCGGTGAGGATTTTCGGAAGGTGAGCCTCGGGCTGTCGCTGGCGGGCATGCCAGTTCTGGCGGCGAAGCGGGGCGACGCAGGCCTGGTACTCGCGCGGCACGAGGTGTTCGCGGAGGTCCGGGGCCTCCTCGCCGAGCTCGAGGTTTCGGCCGGAGTCTCGGCCACCTTCTCGGACCCGCGCGATGTCTCCACCGCGGCGTCGCAGGCGGCCGAGGCCCGGAGCCACGCGGCTGGCGAGGGGCTGTGGCATGAATACCGCGGCGTGCCGCTGTCCGTGCTCGCGCGCTCGTATGACGAGGCCGCCGAGATCGTCGAGCGGGTGCTCGGCGAGCTCGGCTCGGATGCGCCGAAGTCACGAGACCTCCGCGAGACGCTCTTCACCTACCTGCGCCACGACCGAAGCTGGAATGCCGCAGCTAGCGAGTTGGGCATCCACCGACAGACCCTCGCTTACCGCATCAAGAAGATCGAGGCGGCCACGGGGCTCTCGCTCACGGACACCGCCGACCTCGCGGCCCTCTGGATCGCCTATCGAGCCTGGGTACTCATCCACGATGGGACAGACGTCTAG
- a CDS encoding nucleoside deaminase: MRVPVELEALMRIALDEALAAPRTGDMPIGALVVDATGRILGRGRNRREQTHDPTAHAEILAIREACAALESSRLDGCTLVTTLEPCVMCAGAALTARVDRVVFGAWDDKAGAAGSRYDLLRDRRLPLSAEVIGGVLEEHCAAPLREFFRANDAATEN, from the coding sequence ATGCGAGTACCGGTAGAACTTGAGGCGCTGATGCGCATCGCCCTCGATGAAGCGCTCGCGGCGCCGAGGACTGGTGACATGCCAATCGGGGCGCTCGTCGTCGACGCGACCGGGCGCATCCTGGGCCGCGGGCGCAACCGCCGTGAGCAGACGCACGATCCGACGGCGCACGCCGAGATCCTCGCGATTCGCGAGGCGTGCGCAGCCCTCGAAAGCTCAAGACTCGACGGCTGCACGCTAGTGACGACGCTGGAGCCATGCGTGATGTGCGCGGGGGCCGCGCTCACCGCGCGAGTTGACCGCGTCGTGTTCGGCGCTTGGGACGACAAAGCGGGAGCCGCCGGTTCACGCTATGACTTGCTGCGTGACCGGCGGCTCCCGCTCAGTGCCGAAGTGATCGGCGGGGTCCTCGAGGAACACTGTGCCGCGCCACTGCGCGAATTCTTTCGCGCGAACGACGCAGCAACCGAGAATTAG
- a CDS encoding J domain-containing protein produces the protein MSRRLSFPENLYDVLGVAPAATDEEIRRAGRRKQRETHPDLGGNAAEFTRVRLAVEVLADPRHRAEHDAWLATEQGVVTPPRADGVRLRNQQRAPRSRPFEPPKAPTGEAGSAESASRSAAGRRTAGTSELAFDRIPKPRADARKMGWYRRAWPEHPDVWPGENPTPPAPTMREYATVLPFVVLGLVLIASQVIPSSPMAAPWWPATAALWLLGLVWIVLRATGRYPAITRILYWANLAVIALGAAALFLIAMMRIFDSGDGALLLTIRAIVALAGVALAALAWWGLDPRARRMDFERLLADLANESAPPADSDQWVWGEPGATAMTHSAPGVNAVRRMYAEQIVGEQLRVLERMPGVRIVHGLRLPGGDPNVATISHAVLAGRRLAVIDSVLWRAGQYGIDARGQICCNNVPLPATAQEFPHRVERLFEYFGDVAEVRGWLTVVPESSGDFSIDYARTWRRVRPASVESLLRETGDWLAEDGAEVDRLLLRDLLELRVEP, from the coding sequence ATGAGTAGGCGGCTGAGCTTTCCGGAGAACCTCTACGACGTCCTCGGCGTAGCCCCGGCCGCAACTGACGAGGAGATCCGGCGCGCTGGCAGGCGCAAGCAGCGCGAGACCCACCCCGACCTCGGCGGTAACGCGGCCGAATTCACGCGGGTGCGCCTCGCCGTTGAGGTGCTCGCGGATCCGCGACACCGCGCCGAACACGACGCGTGGCTCGCCACCGAGCAGGGCGTCGTCACGCCACCGCGTGCCGACGGCGTTCGTCTGCGCAATCAGCAGCGTGCGCCGCGCTCGCGGCCGTTCGAGCCACCGAAGGCGCCGACAGGCGAGGCCGGTTCGGCCGAGTCGGCCTCTCGCTCGGCCGCCGGGCGCCGCACCGCTGGCACGAGCGAACTCGCGTTCGATCGCATCCCGAAGCCCCGCGCCGACGCGCGCAAGATGGGGTGGTACCGGCGAGCCTGGCCAGAGCATCCTGATGTGTGGCCTGGCGAGAACCCGACGCCGCCCGCGCCCACGATGCGCGAGTATGCCACCGTGCTGCCGTTCGTGGTGCTGGGCTTGGTGCTGATTGCATCGCAGGTCATCCCGAGCTCGCCGATGGCGGCACCGTGGTGGCCGGCAACCGCGGCGCTGTGGCTGCTCGGCCTCGTGTGGATCGTGCTGCGGGCAACCGGGCGGTATCCCGCGATCACGCGCATTCTCTACTGGGCCAATCTCGCGGTCATCGCGCTCGGCGCGGCGGCGCTCTTCCTCATCGCGATGATGCGCATCTTCGATTCGGGCGACGGCGCGCTGTTGCTGACCATTCGCGCGATCGTCGCGTTGGCCGGCGTTGCGCTCGCCGCGCTTGCGTGGTGGGGCCTCGACCCTCGAGCTCGCCGGATGGACTTCGAGCGGCTGCTGGCCGACCTCGCAAACGAGTCGGCACCGCCCGCCGACTCGGATCAGTGGGTTTGGGGCGAGCCCGGTGCCACGGCCATGACGCATTCGGCTCCCGGAGTGAACGCGGTGCGTCGCATGTACGCCGAGCAGATCGTCGGTGAGCAGCTTCGTGTGCTTGAGCGGATGCCCGGCGTCCGGATCGTCCACGGGCTGAGGCTTCCCGGCGGCGACCCGAATGTCGCTACGATTTCCCACGCGGTACTCGCCGGTCGTCGGCTCGCGGTGATCGACTCGGTGCTGTGGCGGGCCGGACAGTACGGCATCGACGCGCGCGGCCAAATCTGCTGCAACAACGTTCCACTTCCCGCCACGGCACAGGAATTCCCGCACCGCGTCGAACGGCTCTTTGAGTACTTCGGCGACGTCGCTGAGGTCCGCGGCTGGCTCACCGTGGTGCCGGAATCATCCGGCGATTTTTCGATCGATTATGCGCGCACTTGGCGCCGCGTCCGCCCGGCCTCCGTCGAGTCGCTGCTGCGCGAGACGGGGGACTGGCTCGCCGAGGACGGCGCGGAAGTCGACCGCCTTCTGCTGCGTGACCTGCTCGAGCTGCGCGTCGAGCCCTAA
- the proC gene encoding pyrroline-5-carboxylate reductase, with translation MTSAADSTNLQPSPLPTIAMIGTGNMNGAILAGLLASAVAPVEPVRVTTRSAASAEKFAGDARILAFSTEADADANRKAVEGASIVILGVKPAQIKAVAAEIADSLASDAVVMTVAAGIETATVEAQVPEGIRVVRVMPNTPATIGLATTGVAGGKASDAQALALARTIFESVGTVYEVPEEQISAVGAVAGSGPAHVYLLIEQMAAATERLGLSREVALDIVVRTFKGSIEMVLQDPTFDVVELRRKVTSPNGTTERSVAVLQDADLTGTFEQALRANIGRSDEFAAENR, from the coding sequence GTGACTTCCGCAGCAGACTCCACGAATCTTCAGCCGTCGCCGCTTCCGACGATCGCGATGATCGGCACCGGCAATATGAATGGTGCCATTTTGGCGGGGCTGCTTGCGTCAGCCGTTGCGCCCGTCGAACCGGTGCGGGTCACCACGCGCTCAGCAGCGAGCGCCGAAAAGTTTGCCGGGGATGCGCGCATCCTCGCGTTCTCAACCGAGGCGGATGCGGATGCGAATCGGAAGGCGGTCGAGGGCGCCAGCATCGTCATCCTCGGCGTGAAGCCCGCCCAGATCAAGGCCGTCGCGGCGGAGATCGCGGATTCCCTGGCCTCCGACGCGGTAGTGATGACGGTCGCCGCCGGAATCGAGACCGCGACGGTCGAGGCTCAGGTGCCTGAGGGCATCCGCGTCGTGCGCGTCATGCCGAACACGCCCGCGACCATTGGGCTGGCCACCACCGGCGTCGCCGGTGGCAAGGCGTCGGATGCGCAGGCTCTGGCGCTCGCCCGCACCATTTTCGAGTCGGTCGGCACCGTATATGAGGTGCCCGAGGAACAGATCAGTGCTGTCGGCGCAGTTGCGGGCTCCGGGCCGGCGCACGTGTACCTCCTCATTGAGCAGATGGCGGCGGCGACCGAGCGGCTCGGGCTGTCTCGCGAAGTAGCGCTCGACATCGTCGTGCGGACGTTCAAGGGGTCGATCGAGATGGTCTTGCAGGACCCGACTTTCGACGTCGTCGAGCTCCGCCGGAAGGTCACGAGCCCGAACGGCACCACCGAGCGATCAGTCGCGGTGCTGCAGGATGCGGACCTCACGGGGACATTCGAACAGGCACTGCGCGCCAACATCGGCCGCAGCGATGAGTTCGCAGCCGAGAACCGATGA
- a CDS encoding ISAs1 family transposase: MSSSLIDLICATTTAPTDFEAVPEIDFEALRNLLATTPDPRSRRGCRYEFAELLSIFVAAVLCGAKSLTMITEWAAHQAQTRPFPSGRTPSLATMHRVATSADPVWLDEHLGAWTRNQHSVTSKVVAIDGKEVRGAKHANGQRVFLMAAFDHGTGCVIEQEPIPEKTNEIPHFPILLARLGDLQGMIVTADALHTQTSHAHWLHEHGAHYVFTVKSNQRALRDRIMQQNWAHHQPGFLDTEKKHGRITRWEATCLPAPTRIRFPHAAQTMRLTRDRTNPRTRESTREHVFVITSLPPEQASPAALASYIRGHWGIENRLHWIRDTAYREDASQVRTGNAAHLMATIRNLAITVHRLAGATNITAALRHAGTRPNTIRTITGL, translated from the coding sequence ATGTCATCATCGTTGATCGACCTGATTTGCGCCACCACCACTGCTCCGACCGACTTCGAGGCTGTCCCCGAAATCGATTTCGAGGCCCTCCGCAATCTCCTCGCGACCACCCCAGACCCACGCTCCCGACGCGGCTGCCGGTACGAATTCGCGGAACTCCTCAGCATCTTCGTGGCCGCGGTACTCTGCGGCGCAAAATCCCTCACCATGATCACCGAATGGGCCGCCCACCAAGCCCAAACCCGGCCGTTCCCATCAGGACGAACCCCCTCCCTCGCCACGATGCACCGCGTCGCGACCAGCGCCGACCCGGTCTGGCTCGACGAACACTTAGGCGCGTGGACCCGCAACCAGCACTCCGTCACCAGCAAGGTCGTCGCCATCGACGGCAAAGAAGTCCGCGGCGCGAAACACGCCAACGGGCAACGCGTGTTCCTGATGGCCGCGTTCGATCACGGTACCGGCTGTGTGATCGAGCAAGAACCCATCCCGGAGAAAACGAACGAGATCCCGCACTTCCCGATCCTGCTCGCCAGGCTCGGTGACCTGCAGGGGATGATCGTCACTGCGGACGCGCTCCACACCCAAACATCCCACGCACACTGGTTACACGAGCACGGCGCACACTATGTCTTCACCGTGAAATCGAACCAGCGAGCACTGCGCGATCGGATCATGCAGCAGAACTGGGCCCACCACCAACCCGGCTTTCTCGACACCGAGAAGAAACACGGCAGGATCACTCGCTGGGAAGCGACCTGCCTGCCCGCCCCGACGCGAATCAGGTTCCCGCACGCGGCACAAACAATGCGATTGACGCGCGACCGCACCAACCCCCGCACCCGCGAGTCCACGCGCGAGCACGTGTTCGTGATCACCTCGCTGCCACCCGAACAGGCCAGCCCCGCCGCCCTAGCGAGCTACATTCGCGGGCATTGGGGTATCGAGAACCGGTTGCATTGGATCCGCGATACCGCCTACCGCGAAGATGCTTCCCAGGTCCGTACCGGCAACGCCGCGCACTTGATGGCCACGATCCGAAACCTAGCGATCACCGTGCACCGTTTGGCTGGCGCGACGAACATCACCGCGGCCCTGCGCCATGCTGGCACACGCCCGAACACGATCAGAACCATCACCGGACTTTGA